Proteins found in one Corynebacterium canis genomic segment:
- the argH gene encoding argininosuccinate lyase, producing the protein MQGHGTNEGALWGGRFASGPAEAMFALSVSTHFDWVLAPYDVLASKAHAKVLRRAGLLSEADLETMLDGLTRLGAAVAAGEFTPEPTDEDVHGALERGLIEIVGPEVGGRLRAGRSRNDQVACLFRMWIRDAVRDIAGGVVDLIDALVGQAAAHPEVIMPGKTHFQAAQPVLLAHQLLAHAQPLLRDLERLRDLDKRLAVSPYGSGALAGSSLHLDPEAIAAELGFDSAADNSLDATSSRDFASETAFVLAQIGVDMSRLAEEIIAWSTPEFGYVTLADAWSTGSSIMPQKKNPDVAELTRGKSGRLIGNLAGLLATLKAQPLAYNRDLQEDKEPIVDSVAQLSLLLPAMTGLVSTLTFHPERMLELAPAGYTLATDLAEWMVREGVPFRVAHEASGACVRIAESRGVGLDELTDEELASVHATLTPAVREVLTVAGSVASRTTRGGTAGVRVAEQRERVQQAAAEHRAWAETPVRG; encoded by the coding sequence GTGCAGGGCCACGGAACCAACGAGGGAGCCTTGTGGGGCGGCCGTTTTGCAAGCGGCCCCGCGGAGGCGATGTTCGCCTTGAGCGTGTCCACCCATTTCGACTGGGTGCTCGCCCCATACGATGTGCTCGCTTCGAAAGCGCATGCGAAGGTGTTGCGGCGCGCTGGGTTGCTGAGCGAGGCCGACCTCGAGACTATGCTGGACGGGCTCACACGCTTGGGCGCGGCCGTGGCGGCGGGGGAGTTTACCCCGGAACCCACCGACGAGGATGTGCACGGCGCGCTCGAACGCGGCCTGATCGAAATCGTCGGCCCTGAGGTAGGGGGCCGGTTGCGTGCCGGGCGTTCCCGCAACGACCAGGTGGCGTGCCTGTTTCGAATGTGGATTCGTGACGCCGTGCGGGATATCGCCGGGGGCGTGGTCGACCTGATCGACGCGTTGGTGGGGCAGGCGGCGGCCCACCCGGAGGTGATCATGCCGGGCAAGACCCATTTCCAGGCCGCGCAGCCGGTGCTGCTGGCGCACCAATTGTTGGCGCACGCGCAGCCGCTGTTGCGGGACTTGGAACGCCTCCGTGATTTGGATAAGCGACTTGCCGTTTCCCCATACGGTTCGGGCGCGCTCGCTGGTTCCTCGCTGCACTTGGACCCAGAGGCGATCGCCGCGGAGCTCGGCTTCGATTCCGCCGCGGATAATTCGCTGGACGCCACCAGCTCCCGCGATTTCGCTTCCGAAACCGCGTTCGTGCTGGCGCAAATCGGCGTGGATATGTCGCGGCTCGCGGAAGAAATCATTGCGTGGTCCACGCCGGAGTTCGGGTACGTTACCTTGGCCGATGCATGGTCGACCGGTAGTTCGATTATGCCGCAGAAAAAGAACCCCGATGTGGCGGAATTGACGCGCGGCAAGTCGGGGCGCTTGATCGGCAACCTCGCCGGTTTGCTGGCCACGCTCAAGGCCCAGCCGTTGGCCTACAACCGCGACCTTCAGGAAGATAAGGAGCCGATCGTTGATTCCGTGGCGCAGCTGAGTCTATTGCTGCCCGCCATGACCGGATTGGTTTCCACGCTTACCTTCCATCCCGAACGTATGTTGGAGCTCGCTCCGGCCGGGTATACCCTGGCCACCGATCTCGCCGAATGGATGGTCCGCGAAGGCGTGCCGTTCCGGGTGGCGCACGAAGCCTCCGGTGCCTGCGTGCGCATCGCCGAGTCTCGCGGCGTGGGGCTTGATGAGCTCACCGACGAGGAGCTGGCAAGTGTGCACGCCACACTTACCCCGGCGGTGCGCGAGGTGCTTACCGTGGCTGGCTCCGTGGCTTCGCGCACGACCCGCGGCGGTACCGCCGGGGTGCGCGTTGCGGAACAGCGCGAACGGGTGCAACAGGCCGCGGCCGAGCATCGCGCCTGGGCGGAAACACCGGTGCGCGGCTAG
- a CDS encoding argininosuccinate synthase, whose protein sequence is MTDRVVLAYSGGLDTSVAIPYLAKMTGGEVVAVSLDLGQGGEDMESVRQRALDCGAVESIVVDAKDEFAEEYCLPTIKANGMYMKQYPLVSAISRPLIVKHLVEAAKEFGGTHVAHGCTGKGNDQVRFEVGFANTHPDLKIIAPARDYAWTRDKAIAFAEEVNLPIEQSKKSPFSIDQNVWGRAVETGFLEDLWNPPTKDLYAYTEDPALGNAPDELIISFEHGVPVAIDGRAVTVLQAIEELNRRAGAQGVGRLDMVEDRLVGIKSREVYEAPGAITLITAHQALEDVTMERELARYKRLIDARWSEEVYDGLWFAPLKRSLDAFINSTQENVTGDIRVVLHAGKVVVNGRRSEHSLYDFNLATYDTGDTFDQTLARGFVELHGLSSKIACRRDREAR, encoded by the coding sequence ATGACTGACCGCGTCGTACTCGCGTACTCGGGTGGCCTCGACACTTCGGTGGCAATCCCGTATCTGGCCAAGATGACTGGCGGTGAAGTGGTTGCCGTTTCCCTCGACCTCGGCCAAGGCGGCGAGGACATGGAGTCGGTGCGGCAACGTGCCCTGGACTGCGGCGCGGTGGAATCGATCGTCGTCGATGCGAAGGACGAATTCGCCGAGGAGTACTGCCTGCCCACCATCAAAGCCAACGGCATGTACATGAAGCAATACCCGTTGGTGTCGGCGATTTCCCGCCCGCTGATTGTGAAGCATTTGGTGGAAGCCGCAAAAGAGTTCGGTGGCACGCACGTCGCACACGGGTGCACGGGCAAGGGCAATGACCAAGTTCGTTTCGAGGTCGGATTCGCAAATACGCACCCCGATCTGAAGATCATCGCCCCGGCCCGCGACTACGCCTGGACCCGCGACAAGGCCATCGCCTTCGCCGAAGAGGTAAATCTGCCGATCGAACAATCGAAAAAGTCGCCGTTCTCCATTGACCAAAACGTGTGGGGACGCGCCGTGGAAACCGGGTTCCTGGAGGACCTGTGGAACCCGCCGACGAAGGACCTTTACGCTTACACCGAGGATCCCGCGCTGGGCAACGCCCCCGATGAGCTCATTATTTCCTTTGAACACGGCGTGCCGGTGGCCATCGACGGCCGCGCCGTGACCGTCCTGCAAGCAATCGAAGAATTGAACAGGCGTGCGGGAGCGCAGGGCGTCGGCCGGCTGGATATGGTCGAGGACCGCCTGGTGGGTATCAAGTCCCGCGAGGTGTACGAAGCGCCCGGCGCCATCACCCTGATCACCGCGCACCAGGCGCTGGAAGACGTCACCATGGAACGCGAACTGGCGCGCTATAAGCGGCTTATCGACGCCCGCTGGTCCGAGGAAGTGTACGACGGCCTCTGGTTTGCGCCGCTCAAGCGTTCGTTGGATGCGTTTATCAATTCCACCCAGGAAAACGTCACTGGTGATATCCGCGTGGTGCTGCACGCCGGCAAGGTCGTGGTCAATGGTCGCCGCAGCGAGCACTCGCTGTATGACTTCAACCTGGCCACCTATGACACCGGCGATACGTTCGATCAGACCCTGGCTCGCGGGTTCGTTGAGCTGCACGGCCTGTCCTCGAAGATCGCCTGCCGGCGGGACCGAGAGGCGCGCTAG